CAACATCTTCACCGACACGCTGGTTACGCCCGGATCGCCCTTCATCGGCACGTCCGCGCCATTCAGCTTGGCGGTGTAAGTCTGGCCGGTCAAAGTCGTCATCGTGATCTCGTCACCGCTTACTTTGTAAGTCCACACCGTAGCATTGTCCGACAGGCCTTCTATCTTGGTGGTTCGCCACGAACCGGAGATTGCATTCGATCCCGCCGGGTCTTTTACCACCAGTGTCGCTTCGCCTTTGCCGGTCACCGGAGGACCGCCGTTGGTGTTGCTGCTGTCACTGAAGGTGAACCTCATGGTGTTGCCGTCTGGCGACACGGTCGCGGTCGAAGTGGTGACAACCTTGCCGCCTTTCTTGTCCGTCTCTTCGATCTCGTGGTCACTCACCACTTTAATGGCGACGCTGTCATAGTAGGGATGCCCGGTGACGGGCTGGTCTGTACCGTCCGCTTTGATCGAATACGGCGGAGTACAGGTCTTGCACTCGTACGTGCCATTCTGCAGCAGGAACACATCCGGCTTCTTGGGGAAATCGGCCGTGTTCATGTCGATCTTCCAGGTGCCGTCGAAGGCGCTCTGCGCCGCCAGCATAGGTGTTAACAGGGCCGCGAGTCCTAAAACAAACAAGAGCTTTTTCATCGCAAACCTCCATCTCCAAACTTCGGGGCGAGGAGTTTATCAGAATCGGCATTCCCAGGATGGAGTTCTGTCGTTGCGCCTTTGGGCGAAAACAACTCTACGATCTCGCGCCCGCCGGTATGCTGAAGGAGTCGAGTTCCGAACCAATCCCATGCTGAAAAAGATCACCCTCCTGCGCGAACGAGTGGAAGACTGGACCGCCTACCCCTTCTCCGTCCCCACCATCGCCTCCCTGCCCGAGATATCGATCCACTCCCGCATCGCCTTCTTCGCCGGAGAGAACGGAACCGGCAAATCGACTCTCCTCGAAGCCATCGCCGCACACTACGGCTTCGGCCCCGAAGGCGGCAACCGCAACATCCGCAATGACACGACAGAACACAACCACTCCACCGACGTTCTCGTGCGAGCCCTGCGCCTCTCCTTCGACAAGCGCACCGGAGCAGGCTTCTTCCTCCGCGCCGAAAGCTTCTTCAACACTGCCTCAACCCTGGACGAACTAGACGGAGGATCAGGCCAGATCCTCCAATCGTATGGTGGACAAAGCCTCCACACTCGCTCTCACGGCGAAACCTTCTTCACCCTCCTCGAGCACAAGTTCACCCGCAACGGCCTCTTCCTCCTCGACGAACCCGAAGCCGCCCTCTCCCCGCAGCGCCAGCTCTCCTTCCTCATCCTCATCCACGACACCCTCCGCCGCTACAAGGACGCCCAGTTCCTCATCTCCACCCACTCTCCTGTCCTGCTCGGCTACCCCGG
This Tunturibacter gelidoferens DNA region includes the following protein-coding sequences:
- a CDS encoding AAA family ATPase: MLKKITLLRERVEDWTAYPFSVPTIASLPEISIHSRIAFFAGENGTGKSTLLEAIAAHYGFGPEGGNRNIRNDTTEHNHSTDVLVRALRLSFDKRTGAGFFLRAESFFNTASTLDELDGGSGQILQSYGGQSLHTRSHGETFFTLLEHKFTRNGLFLLDEPEAALSPQRQLSFLILIHDTLRRYKDAQFLISTHSPVLLGYPGAQIFSFDDGHLHEISYEDTAPLQIVRRFTSDRESFLQELFHETPSLFEEPDKR